The Spirochaetaceae bacterium genomic sequence GCGGTGGCGCCGCTGATGCTGCTGGCCACCTGGGTGTTCTCGCTGCGCGCGCGGCGCGCCTTCCGCATCACCCGCGAACGGGTCGCGGGGCTGGTGGGCAACCTGGCGGAGGCGATCTCCGGGATGGGGGTGATCCAGGCGTTCGCACAGCAGCGCATTGCCCGGCGCCGCTTCCGCGAGGTGAACGAGATGAACCGCGACGGCCACGTAGCGGCTGCTTCGTTGACCTTTACCTTCATGCCCAGCGTGGAATTGCTGGCGATGGTGGCGACCGCGGCAATTCTGCTGTTCGGGAGCATCGCGGTGGCGCGCGGCGCGCTGACCCTGGGCGTGGTGGTGGCATTCCTGGCCTACGCCAGCCGCTTCTTTCAGCCGATTCAGGAGTTGAGCCAGCTCTACGCCACCATGCAGTCGGCGATGGCGGGCGCGGACAACGTAATGCGCCTGCTCGACACTGTTCCGGCGGTGCAGGATGACAGGGATGCCCGCGCGGCGCCCGATCCGTGGCGGCCGTGGCTCAGGGGGCGGGTCGAGCTGAGCGGCGTCAGCTTCTCCTACCGGCCCGGGGTGCCGGTGCTGACCGGAGTGGACCTGCGCGTCGAGGCGGGGCAGACCGCGGCCCTGGTCGGCCCCACCGGCGCCGGCAAGACCACCATCGCCAGCCTGATAGCGCGCTTCTATGACGTCGGCGAGGGTGCCGTGCTGCTGGACGGCCACGACGTGCGCAACCTCGCCCAGGAGGACCTGCGCCGCCACTTGGCGCTGGTGCCGCAGGAGCCGTTCCTGTTCGCCGGCACGATCCGCGACAACATCGCGTTCGGGCTGCCGGAGGCGGACGCGGCGGCGGTCGAGGAAGCGGGTGCGGCGGTCGGCCTGGAGCCGTTCGTGGCCGGCCTGCCGGACGGCTACGACACGGCGGTGACCGAGGGCGGCCGCAACCTGTCGGTCGGCCAGCGGCAACTCGTTTCGGTGGCGCGGGCCATCCTCACCGATCCACGCATCCTGATCATGGACGAGGCCACCTCGAGCATCGACTCGATCACCGAGTCGATCATCCAGCGTGCCCTGCAGCGCCTGCTCGCCGGGCGCACGGCGTTCGTGATCGCGCACCGGCTGGCCACCATTCGCAACGCCGACATCATCTTCGTGGTTGCCGATGGCGCCATAGTGGAGCGCGGCACGCACGCCGAGCTGATGGCGCACGGCGACCTTTATGCGGAGCTGGTGCGCCGGCAGACGATGGCGGCGGCGTCGGGGAGCGGAAGATGACGATAGCTACCTGGAACATCAACGGCATGCAGGCGCGGCTGGCATTCCTGCAGCACTGGCTGCGCGCCCGGCAGCCCGACCTGGTGATGCTGCAGGAGTTGAAGCAGACCGCGGACCGCTTTCCGCACGCCGAGCTGAGCGAGGTCGGCTACCGGGCCGTGGTGCACGGCCAGAAGAGCTGGAACGGCGTCGCGATCCTGACCCGCTCGGAGCGCGTCGGCGACGCGCGGGTGGTGACCCGCGACCTGCCGGGCCTGGTGCAGCACGGCGCCCGACTGGTGTGCGCCGAGATGCACGCCGACGGGATTGGCCTGCTGTCCTGCACGTCGGTGTACGTCCCCAACGGACGCACCGTGACCCACCCCGAGTTCACTCACAAGCTGGCGTTCCTGGACGGGCTGGTGCAGTACGCGCGGGCGGCGTTGGCCGGACCGGGAACGGTGCTGATCGGCGGCGACTTCAACCTCTGCCCGGGACCGCTGGACACGTGGCACGAGGACGCGGCGGAGGGCGCCATCTTCCACACGGCGGCGGAACGCGAGCGTTTTGCGGCGCTCCTGGACCTGGGACTGGTCGACCTGTTCCGGCGCTGCAACCCCACCGACCGGCGCTATTCGTGGTGGGACTACCGTGCCGGCAGCTTCCACAAGAACCAGGGCCTGCGCATCGACTTCCTGCTCGCCGGCGAGGCGCTGGCCGAGCGCGCCGGCGCGGTGCGCGTGGACCGCGACTACCGCAAGAAGCAGGCCGGAATGATCGCCAGCGACCATGCTCCGGTGATCGCCGATCTCGCCCGCTGACCGCACCTCCGGTACGTTTGGCCGCGGCCCCTTGCCATCGCCGCCCCGGACGGTCCACGCTGCCGACTCATGGCAGAGCCCTCTCTACCCCTTTCCCCGCAGCTTGGCGAGTACCTCGACGGCCTGGTTCCGGAGCGCCACCCGGAGTTGCAGGCCATGGAACGGTGGGGCCGGGAAAACCGCTTCCCGATCGTCGGCCCCGCCTCCGGCAACATGTGCTACCTGATCGCGCGCCTGATCGGCGCACGCCGCGTGTTCGAACTCGGCTCCGGATACGGCTACTCCACCGCCTGGTTCTGCCGTGCGGTGCAGGACAACGGCGGCGGCGTGGTGCACCACGTGGTGTGGGACGAGGAACTGTCGTCCCGCGCCCGCGGCCACCTGGCGGCGCTCGGATACGGCGACCTGGTACGCTACCACGTCAGCGAGGCGGTGCAGGCGTTGCGCGGCGAGCCGGACGGCAGCTACGACCTGATCTTCAACGACATCGACAAGGACGGTTATCCGGCGGCGCTGCCGGTCATTGCCGCCAAGCTGCGTCCCGGCGGCGTGCTGATCATCGACAACATGCTGCTGCGCGGGCGCATCTACGATCCGCAGGCCGGCGGCGCCGACCTGGAAGGGGTGCGCGAGTTTACCCGCATGATCACCACCGACGACGCCTGGGTAGCCACCCTGGTGCCGATCCGCGACGGCCTGATCGTGGCGCAACGGGCCTGACGGCGGCGGGCTCGGCGATCGGCGGTTTCGCGCACGCTAGCTTGAACCCCGCGCGGCAGCGGTTTAAGAATACCTGAGATGCCTGTACTCGACGCCCATCCGGGCATGGCGCGTGAATTGCGCTTCTTCCCCATTCACAATCGGCGCCCGCGCCATCTCACCCCGGCGCAAGTCGCTCAGTTCAACGACCGGGGCTATATCTTTCCGCTCGACCTGTTCGACGAGGCGGAAACGACGGCTCAGCGCGCCTACTTCGACCGCCTGCTGGCGATGGCCGCCGAGGCGGGCCGCGACAACTACGCGGTCAACGGCTGGCACACGCACTGCCGCGGCCTCTACGACCTGGTTTGCCATCCGCGCATGCTGGACTACGTCGAGGACCTGGTGGGGCCCGACATCATCTGCATCATGACCCACTACTTTTCCAAGAATCCCACCGACAGCAAGACGGTGTACTGGCACCAGGACGCGCAGTTCTGGGGGATCACCCCGAGCAAGGTGGTAACTGCCTGGATCGCGATCGACGACGTGGACCGGGCCAACGGCGCGATGCAGCTCTTCCCGGGCAGTCACCACCGCGGCGTGATACCGTTCGAATACGTCACCGACGAGGAGAACGGCGTGCTGAACGAGCACGTCCACGACCCGGAGCGGTTCGGCCAGCCGGTGGCGGTGGAAATGCGTGCCGGCCAGCTCTCCCTGCACACCGACATGCTGCTGCACGGATCGCTGCCCAACAACTCCGGTCGCCGGCGCTGCGGTCTGACCGTGCGCTACATGCCGCCCGACGTGCGGTACGGCGGCGACGTGGCGGAGCCGCGCGCAATCATTGCCCGCGGCGGCGATCCGAGCGGTTACTGGCAGGCCGTGCCGCGTCCCGAAACGGACGAACTCCCACCTCAGCCAGAGTCGTAACTTTTTTCTGCATGAGGTTATATCTCGTTGACGGGACCTTCGAGCTGTTCCGCGCCTACTACGCCCACCGCCGCAACCACGCCGCGGACGGCATGTCCGCTTCGCCCACGGGGGCGGTGCGCGGACTGGTGGCATCCCTGCTCGCCCTGCTGCGCCGCGAATCGGTGGACCTGATCGCGGTGGCGTTCGATCACGTGATCGAGTCGTTTCGCAACGACCTGTACCCCGGTTACAAGTCGAGCGCCGGCGTGCCGGCGGACCTGCTGCAGCAGTTCGAAGAAGCCGAGGAGGCGGTGCGCAGCCTCGGCATCGTGGCGTGGCCGATGATCGAGTTCGAGGCCGACGATGCGCTTGCCACCGCGGCCGTGCGCTGGCGCGATCATCCCGACCTCGAGCAGATCGTCATCTGCTCTCCCGACAAGGATCTCGCCCAGGTGGTGCACGGCGAACGGGTCGTGACCCGCAACCGGATGCGGGACACGACGCTCGACGAGGCGGGCGTTTACGCCAAGTTCGGCGTGCCGCCGGCGTCGATCCCCGACTATCTCGCGCTGGTGGGAGACAGCGCCGACGGCATACCGGGAGTGCCGGCCTGGGGCAGCAAGTCGGCCGCCGCCGCGTTGTCATTCTACGGCACGGTGGACGAGATTCCGCGCGACGCGGCGCAGTGGGAGGTGGAGGTGCGCGGCAAGCAGCGGCTGGCCGACAAACTGCGTACCGCCGACCAGGACGTGCGCCTGTACCGCCTGCTTACCACGCTGCGCCAGGACGTGCCGCTGGCCGAGGAACTGGAGGATCTCGTCTGGCGCGGCGTGGTGCGCAGCAGCTACGTGGATCTGTGCACCCGCCTCGGGTTTCCTGAAATGAGCAACCGCCCGCACCGCTGGTGCGTCGACGGCGAGTCCGTGCAGCCCGAATGAACGGTCAGGTTTCGGGCGTCGTTTTCGTGTTGTCAGGCGGTAACGGAAGACATAGAATAGTGGTAGCGCGGTCGGTAGGCGGTATGCCGCCGTGGCCCCGCAATACCTTGTCTCCAAGGAGGAGAACATGAGAATCCAAAGCTGGGCGAAGGGTGCCCTGATTGCCCTCGCCATCGCGATGGTCGGCGTGACCGCCCATGCCGGTACGCTGGAGGACGTGCAGTCCGCGGGCGTTCTGAAGTGCGGCATCAACACCGGTCTGCCGGGTTTTGCGCAAACCGACGACGACGGCAACTGGATCGGGTTTGACGTGGCGTACTGCCGCGCGCTGGCCGCCGCCGTACTCGGTGACCCGACTGCGATCCAGTTCGTCAACCTGACCGGTGCGAACCGCTTCCCGGCGCTGCAGTCCGGTGAGATCGACGTATTGGCCCGCAACACCACCTGGACCCTGTCCCGCGACGTCGATCTCGGGCTGACCTTCGTGGGCGTGAACTACTACGACGGCCAGGGCTTCATCGGCCGCAGGGCGCTCGGTGTGATGAGCGCCACGGAACTGGACGGCGCTTCGGTCTGCATCCAGACCGGCACCACCACCGAGCTCAACCTGGCGGACTTCTTCCGCAGCAACAACATGTCCTACGAGCCGGTGCCGATCGAGACCAACGCCGAGGCGCGCGCCGCGTACGAGGCCGAGCGCTGCGACGTGTACACCACGGACGCCTCCGGCCTGGCCGCCACCAAGGCGACCTTCGACGACCCCGATGCACACATCGTGTACCCGGAGATCGTCTCCAAGGAACCGCTCGGGCCGCTGGTACGTCATGGTGACGACCAATGGGCGGACGTTGCACGCTGGGTGCTGAACGCGCTGATCATCGCCGAGGAGCTGGGCGTGTCCCAGGGCAACGTGGAGCGGTTGGCGGCCGGAACCGACCACCCGGAGATCAACCGCATGCTCGGCAGCGAGGGCAGCTACGGCGAAATGCTCGGGCTCGATGCCCAGTGGGCCGTGCGCGCAATCGCGGCGGAAGGCAACTACGCCGAGATCTTCGACCGGTACATCGGCCCGGACACCAAGCTTGGCCTGCAGCGCGGGTTGAACGCGCTGTACACGGACGGAGGCATTCTTTACGCACCGCCGTTCCGATAGGCCGTCGAGCCGCGGAGGACCGCGCGCATGAGCGGTTCTCCGCGTGGCGTCGCCCTGCAGCTCCTGCTGGTGCTGGGGGCGGCGCTGCTGATTGCATTTGTCGTTTCGAACACGATCGCCAACCTGCAGACGGCGGGGCTGTCCGCGGGCTATGGCTTTCTGTTCGATACGGCGTCCTTCGACATCAACCAGCGGCTGATCGCCTACGACTCTACCGCCACGTACGGCCGCGCGCTCATCGTCGGCGGCTTGAACACGATCCTGGTAGCGGCGCTCGGCGTCGTCACGGCCACCGCTGTCGGCTTCCTGGCCGGCATCCTGCGCCTGTCGAGCAACTACCTGGTCAGCCGCATGGTGACGGTGTACGTCGAGTTCACCCGCAACGTGCCCTTGCTGCTGCAGATCATCTTCTGGTGGGTGATCATCCTGGCGCTGCCGAGGGTGCGCGACAGCATCTCCATCGCGGATACCATCTACCTCAACAACCGTGGCGTGCGCCTGCCCGCCCCGGTGTTCGGCGAGGGCGCGATCGTCATCCTGCTGGCGCTGGTAGCCGCCGTCGTGGCGACCGTAATCCTCGTTCGCTGGGCCAGGGCGCGCCAGGACGCGACGGGAGAGAAATTCCGCGCCGGCTGGACCGGGCTCGCGCTGATCGTCGGCCTGCCGCTGGCGCTGTTCTTCATTCTCGGGCGGCCGATCGGCATGGAAGCGCCCGTGATGGGGAGATTCAACCTGCAGGGCGGCTTCAACCTCACGCCGGAGCTGTTCGCCCTGTGGTTGGCCCTCGCCACCTATACCGGCGCGTTCATCTCCGAGATCGTGCGTGCCGGCATCCTGTCGGTCAGCAAGGGACAGACCGAGGCGGCCGGCTCGCTCGGGTTGCCGCCGGGTCTCACCCTGCGCAAGGTCATCCTGCCCCAGGCGCTGCGCGCCATTGTCCCCCCGCTCACCAGTCAGTACCTGAACCTGACCAAGAACTCTTCGCTGGCAGTGGCGATCGGTTACCAGGATCTGGTCTCCATCGGCAATACCGTGCTGAACCAGAGCGGCCAGGCGTTGGAGGTAATCTCGATCTTCATGGCCGCCTACCTGTCGCTGAGCCTGCTGACCTCGGCGTTCATGAACTGGTACAATCGCCGCATCGCGCTGGTTGGCCGGTGAGCGCGTAGCGAGCGACGGGGCGGCGGTAACGGTGAAGGAATCTGGAACGGTGAACGGGTCCGAATCTGCCGGGCAGACGTCCGGGGGCCGCGCATTCTATCGTAATCGGGAGGATCTGGTGCCGGGCCGCCCGGCACCGGTCACCACCGTGGGCTTGCTGGGCTGGCTGCGCGCCAACCTGTTTGCGAGCTGGTTCAACACCATTCTGACCATCGCCGCTGTGCTGGTGCTGTGGCGCATCGTGCCACCCCTGCTGGGCTGGGCGCTGTTCGAAGCCGACTTCAGCGGCGTCACCGGCGAGGAATGCACCGGAGCGGGCGCGTGCTGGGCGTGGATCGACCAGCGCATTGCCCAATTCCTGTACGGTTTCTACCCCGCCGACTCATACTGGCGGGTCAATGTTGCCGTGATCCTGCTTATTCCCGCGGTAGCGTACATCCTGTTCGACAAGCTGCCCTACGCCCGTTACGGCCGCCGGTTCTCGATCGCGTACGTGTTCATCGCGGTCTTCCTGCTGGTCGGCGGGCTGCCGGTGCATGACGACAACGGCAAGGTCGTCGGCAACCTGTTCGGGTTCCACGGCATCTCCACCGATCAGTTCGGCGGATTCATGCTCAACCTGACGGCGGGACTCGCCGGTATCGTGTTGTCGCTGCCGATCGGCATCCTGCTCGCCCTGGGGAGGCGCTCGCGTCTGCCGGTGGTTCGATTCGCTTCCATCGGATTCATCGAGGTGATCCGCGGCGTGCCGCTGATCACGCTGCTGTTCGTGGCGGTCATCATCCTGGAACTGTTCCTGCCGCCGGGCGTCGGGCTCGACCAACTCGTGCGCGTGATGGTGATGATCACCGCGTTTTCGTCGGCCTACATGGCGGAGGTGATCCGCGGCGGCCTGCAGGCGATTCCCGACGGCCAGTACGAGGCGGCGCAGGCGATGGGGTTGAGCTACTGGAAGATGATGCGCCTGGTGATCCTGCCGCAGGCGCTCAAGATCGCCATCCCCGGCATCGTCAATACCTTCATCGGCCTGTTCAAGGACACCACGCTGGTGGTGACCATCGGACTGTTCGACATTCTCGGCCAGGCGCGGCTGCTGCAGACCAACCCGGATTGGATCGGCAAGGTCGATCACGAGACCTTCCTGATCGCCGCGCTGTTCTTCTTCGTGATCTGCTTTTCGATGTCGCGCTACTCGATCAACCTTGAGAAGCGGCTGGACACGACCCGGCGCTGACGGCGGCCGGAGTGAGCTGAACGGAGCACCGCATGTCAGGAAATACCACCGCCACCGAGCCGATCATCCGCATCACCGGCCTCAACAAGTGGTTCGGCACGCTGCATGTCCTGCGCGACATCGACCTGGAGGTGGAGCGGCAGGAGCGCATCGTGATCTGCGGGCCGTCGGGATCGGGCAAGTCCACGCTGATTCGCTGCATCAACCGGCTCGAGGAGCACCAGCGCGGCTCGATCGTGGTCGAAGGTACCGAGTTGACCAACGAGTTGAAGAACATCGACGCCATTCGCAGCGAGATCGGCATGGTGTTCCAGCAGTTCAACCTGTTCCCGCACCTGACGGTGCTGGAGAACTGCACGCTGGCGCCGATCTGGGTACGCAAGATGGCGCGCGCCGACGCCGAGCAGCAGGCGATGGAGTTCCTGGAGCGGGTGAAGATCCCGGAGCAGGCGCACAAGTATCCGGGCCAGCTCTCCGGCGGCCAGCAGCAGCGCGTCGCCATTGCCCGGTCACTGTGCAAGCGGCCCAAGATCATGCTGTTCGACGAGCCCACGTCGGCGCTCGACCCCGAGATGATCAAGGAGGTGCTCGACGTGATGATCGACGTCGCGCAGTCGGGCATGACCATGCTGGTAGTGACCCACGAGATGGGTTTCGCCTCCCAGGTCGCCGATCGCGTGATGCTGATGGACCAGGGCCAGATCATCGAGCAGAACACCCCCGGCGAGTTCTTCAACAACCCGCAGTCCGACCGCACCAAGCTGTTCCTCAGCCAGATCCTGTAGTGCCCGCCGTCGCCGGGTGAAGCGGTAGCCGGACGTGCCGCTGAACTTTCCGAGAGCCGAGCCGGTCGACTTGCGGGCGGCATTCGACGCCCTTTCGACCGAGGAGCGGCTGACCGCGCTGGCCGCCGGCGTGGTGAGCCCGGTGCCGTACGAGGCGCGTGAGTTGGCGCGCATGCTGCGCAACGCGGACGTGCGCATCCACAAGCGGCACGTTACGGTTGCGGTGGTGGAGCAGGCGTGCGGCGCCCTGCAGCGGCGCGGTGTGCTGTTCGGGCTGCGCGCAATGGACCACGTTGTGGCGGCGCAGGCTTGGGCGCCGTGGCTGACCCTGGAGGCACGGCGGGTGGACCTGCTGGAGCGCCTTTGGGCTGCCTTTCAGGCGGAGCGCAACACCTACTACTGGCACTTATGGGAGCAGCAGGCGCAACGCGATACCGCCCGGCTCCGCTACGCCACCGTAACCGGGCGATTCGACCTCGTGTCAGCAAAGATCAAGCCGGAGAACTGGGCGTTCCTGGCACAGCCGGGGGCACTCGTGCTGCTGGACTCGTTGCCCGAACGGTTCCGGGAGATGGCGCTGCGCGGCTGCCTGAGCGAGGCGGTCAACCTGGCCGCCGCTCCCGACCCGGTGATCGCCGCCTGCCGCGATTACGCCCGCGACCTGGAACCGTACGCCGCGGACATCGCCCTGATCCGGGTGCTGCAGGGGCGTTTCGGCGAAGTCGAGACCACCTTCGATCAACTGACGGAGGCCGAGCAGGGCAGCAAGCGGGCGCGGGTCGGCCGCACCGCGGCGGGCGGCCTGGTGGCGATGCTGCGCGGCGACGACGACACGGCGCTGCAGGCGATCGAGAACGCGATCGCGATCGAAAAGGAGGGCACCAGGAAGCGGACCGCGTTTCCGGATTCGGTGCCGTTCGCGCTGTCGCTGCTCTCCCTGGTGCGTGCCGACACACCGGCGGCCCGTAGCCGGCTCGATGCGCTGTTGACGACGGGCCAGCGGCAGCGGATTGCGGAGCCGATCGTGTCAGCGGTGGCGTACGCGGCAGAACTGCGCGCCGGTGCCGCGGCCGTCCGCGAAATCGACGTCGGCGCGGGGGGATCGTGCCTGAATGCGCTGCTCGACGGGTGGGCGTGCTGCTGGTCCAAGCTCGGCCGCGGCTCCGTGCCGTACGTGCCTCCGGGTACGGCGCGGACGCTCGGCTACTACGTCGGGCAGCTCGCCAGCTATGGCTTCTCCTGGGCGTTGGCGGAGTTCCTGGCGATAGTCGGCTGCGCCGGCGCGCCGCTCGACCCGCGTGACGGAAAGTCGTACGCGGCGGCCGGACGGCAGGCGGCGGCGATGCACGGGCAACTCGGTACGCGCACGCTCACCACGCTGGTTCCGGGGCCGGTGGCGGAGTGGGAGTACGGCCTCAAGGCTCTGGAGCAGTTCGCCTACGATACCAGCACCTCGCCGCCGCGGCGAGAGAAGGGTAGCGCGCGCGAGGGCCAGATTCGGCTGGTGTGGGACTTGGTCGACATCGGCGACTACCTGGCGGTGACGCCGCGCGAGCAGCGCGGCTACCGCAGCGGTACCTGGTCAAAGGGCCGCGCGCGCACGCTGCGCTGGCTTGCCACGGCGGCGGACACCGCCAAGTTTCCGCACGCACAGGATCGCGCGGCGGCGGCGGCGGCGGTGCGGCACGGCGCGGGAGCGGGCAAGCCGGTACCGGTCGAGGCGCTGCTGTTCGAGCTGGCCGGTCACCCGCACGTGGTCGACGAGGCCGGTGACCCGGTGGAGGTCGTGCGCGCCGAGCCGGAACTGCTGATCGAGCAAACCGCCACCGGGCTGCGCGCGATGCTGGCGCCCGACTACTGGGAGGATGACCGCTTCCACGCCTGGATGGCCGATGCGCGACGCTGCGAGGTGATCCGCCTCACCGACGCGCACCGGCGTCTGCGGACCATCATTCCACCTGGCGGCTTGGACCTGCCGGCCGGTGCCCGCGCGCGGCTGCTGGAGGCGGTGTCGGCGCTGGTGGCGGTGGTCCGCATTCACGGCGGCGTGGAGGGCGGCGCCGGCTCGGCGCGCCAGGTGGAGGCCGACCCGGAGCCGCGGGTGCGGCTGGAGCCGTACCGCGGCGGGGTGAGCGCCGAGGTGGTGGTGGAACCGATCGGCGGGTCGGAAACGCGCTTCATGCCGGGCGCCGGCGGTACGCTGGTGTTCGCTCAGCTCGCCGGCGAGGCGGTGCAGGCGCGCCGCGACCCGGCCGCCGAGCGTGCCGCCGCCGAGCGCCTGCTGGAGGCGTGCCCGCGGCTCGCGGCCGGCGTGCCGGGGTTGTGGTCGGTGGAATTGCCGGAGGCCGCCGACGCGCTGGAGCTGCTGGAGCAACTCGACGCCGCCGGCGCGCGCTGCCTGTGGCCGCAGGGCGAGCGGTTCCGGATCGTGACGCGCGCGGACAGCGGCAAGCTGCGGTTGCGCATCAAGACCGTCGAGGACTGGCTGCAGGCATCCGCCGAGTTGCGCATTGATCCGCAGCGCACCGTCGACCTGAAGCAGTTGTTCGCCGCCCTCGACGCCAACCCCGGTTCGCGCTTCCTGGAGCTCGGTGCCGGCGAGTTCGTGGCGCTTACCGAGTCGTTCCGCCGCCAGTTGGAGGATCTGCAGGCCGTGTCGAGTCCGGCGGCCGGTGGAGCGGTGCGCGTGGCGCCGGTGGCCGCGGTTGCCCTGGAGGAGTTGATCGACCAGGCGCAACTCGGCGCCGACCGGCAATGGCGCGACCTTGAGCGGCGGCTGCGCGAGGCGCGGGAGTTCGAGCCGGAGGTGCCGAGCACCCTGCAGGCGGAACTGCGGCCCTACCAGGAGGTAGGCTTCGGCTGGCTGGCCCGCCTCAGCCGCTGGGGCGCGGGCGCCTGTCTGGCCGACGACATGGGTCTGGGCAAGACGGTGCAGGTGCTGGCGCTGCTGCTGGAGCGCGCCGCCGGGGGCCCGGCGCTGGTGGTGGCGCCCACCTCCGTGGTGGCCAACTGGCTCGACGAGGCGCGCCGCTTCGCGCCGACGCTGAACGCGGTGCCTTACGTGGGGCCGGACCGGGCAGCGCTACTCGCCGGCGAGCCGGGTCCGTTCGACCTGGTCGTGACCACCTATACGCTGTTGCACCTGGACGCGGAGCGGCTGGCCTCCGTGAGGTGGCACAGCGCAGTGCTCGATGAAGCGCAGGCGATCAAGAACCGGAACACCAAGCGCGCCCGCGCCGCTCGCGCGCTGCGGGCGGACTTTCGTGCCGTCACCACCGGCACCCCGATCCAGAACCACGTGTCCGATCTGCACTCCCTGTTCAGCTTCATCAACCCCGGCCTGCTGGGATCCGCGCAGCAGTTCAGCCGCAACTTCGCGCGCGCCGCCGAGGGCAACACGGACGGCGCCGTGCAGGCGCGGACGCGGCTGCGCCGGCTGGTGGCGCCGTTCATCCTGCGCCGCCTGAAGAGCGAGGTGCTCGACGACCTGCCCGCGCGCACCGAGATCACCCTGCACGTGGAGATGTCGCCGGCGGAGGCGTCGTTCTACGAGGCGCTGCGCCGCCGCGCCATGGAGGACCTGGAGGCGCTGGCGGCGGCCGGGCCGCCCGCCGGCGGCGATGGCCGGCTGGAGATCCTGGCGCACCTGACGCGGCTGCGCCGCGCCTGCTGCAACCCGGCGCTGGTGCGCCCGGAGGGGGCGCCGGCGAGC encodes the following:
- a CDS encoding amino acid ABC transporter substrate-binding protein, with translation MRIQSWAKGALIALAIAMVGVTAHAGTLEDVQSAGVLKCGINTGLPGFAQTDDDGNWIGFDVAYCRALAAAVLGDPTAIQFVNLTGANRFPALQSGEIDVLARNTTWTLSRDVDLGLTFVGVNYYDGQGFIGRRALGVMSATELDGASVCIQTGTTTELNLADFFRSNNMSYEPVPIETNAEARAAYEAERCDVYTTDASGLAATKATFDDPDAHIVYPEIVSKEPLGPLVRHGDDQWADVARWVLNALIIAEELGVSQGNVERLAAGTDHPEINRMLGSEGSYGEMLGLDAQWAVRAIAAEGNYAEIFDRYIGPDTKLGLQRGLNALYTDGGILYAPPFR
- a CDS encoding phytanoyl-CoA dioxygenase family protein, yielding MPVLDAHPGMARELRFFPIHNRRPRHLTPAQVAQFNDRGYIFPLDLFDEAETTAQRAYFDRLLAMAAEAGRDNYAVNGWHTHCRGLYDLVCHPRMLDYVEDLVGPDIICIMTHYFSKNPTDSKTVYWHQDAQFWGITPSKVVTAWIAIDDVDRANGAMQLFPGSHHRGVIPFEYVTDEENGVLNEHVHDPERFGQPVAVEMRAGQLSLHTDMLLHGSLPNNSGRRRCGLTVRYMPPDVRYGGDVAEPRAIIARGGDPSGYWQAVPRPETDELPPQPES
- a CDS encoding ABC transporter ATP-binding protein, with the translated sequence MSSAFGGSMSGGSMSGGSFSGSGFSGGPGSTLRAFGAQRKGGSAGALLRMAPYLRPHLPRMAAAFGCMIGSTGLALLAPYLIKIAIDGPIADGDVVGLLLLTAAMAAAFAGIYALSALQRYLLSWVGQRVLANLRADLFRHLQRLSVSYHDRHIVGVTISHVIGDVAVINEALSQGLVAIAGDALLLAGIVVAMLSFDLQLALVTFAVAPLMLLATWVFSLRARRAFRITRERVAGLVGNLAEAISGMGVIQAFAQQRIARRRFREVNEMNRDGHVAAASLTFTFMPSVELLAMVATAAILLFGSIAVARGALTLGVVVAFLAYASRFFQPIQELSQLYATMQSAMAGADNVMRLLDTVPAVQDDRDARAAPDPWRPWLRGRVELSGVSFSYRPGVPVLTGVDLRVEAGQTAALVGPTGAGKTTIASLIARFYDVGEGAVLLDGHDVRNLAQEDLRRHLALVPQEPFLFAGTIRDNIAFGLPEADAAAVEEAGAAVGLEPFVAGLPDGYDTAVTEGGRNLSVGQRQLVSVARAILTDPRILIMDEATSSIDSITESIIQRALQRLLAGRTAFVIAHRLATIRNADIIFVVADGAIVERGTHAELMAHGDLYAELVRRQTMAAASGSGR
- a CDS encoding amino acid ABC transporter ATP-binding protein — its product is MIRITGLNKWFGTLHVLRDIDLEVERQERIVICGPSGSGKSTLIRCINRLEEHQRGSIVVEGTELTNELKNIDAIRSEIGMVFQQFNLFPHLTVLENCTLAPIWVRKMARADAEQQAMEFLERVKIPEQAHKYPGQLSGGQQQRVAIARSLCKRPKIMLFDEPTSALDPEMIKEVLDVMIDVAQSGMTMLVVTHEMGFASQVADRVMLMDQGQIIEQNTPGEFFNNPQSDRTKLFLSQIL
- a CDS encoding amino acid ABC transporter permease, which gives rise to MNGSESAGQTSGGRAFYRNREDLVPGRPAPVTTVGLLGWLRANLFASWFNTILTIAAVLVLWRIVPPLLGWALFEADFSGVTGEECTGAGACWAWIDQRIAQFLYGFYPADSYWRVNVAVILLIPAVAYILFDKLPYARYGRRFSIAYVFIAVFLLVGGLPVHDDNGKVVGNLFGFHGISTDQFGGFMLNLTAGLAGIVLSLPIGILLALGRRSRLPVVRFASIGFIEVIRGVPLITLLFVAVIILELFLPPGVGLDQLVRVMVMITAFSSAYMAEVIRGGLQAIPDGQYEAAQAMGLSYWKMMRLVILPQALKIAIPGIVNTFIGLFKDTTLVVTIGLFDILGQARLLQTNPDWIGKVDHETFLIAALFFFVICFSMSRYSINLEKRLDTTRR
- a CDS encoding O-methyltransferase → MAEPSLPLSPQLGEYLDGLVPERHPELQAMERWGRENRFPIVGPASGNMCYLIARLIGARRVFELGSGYGYSTAWFCRAVQDNGGGVVHHVVWDEELSSRARGHLAALGYGDLVRYHVSEAVQALRGEPDGSYDLIFNDIDKDGYPAALPVIAAKLRPGGVLIIDNMLLRGRIYDPQAGGADLEGVREFTRMITTDDAWVATLVPIRDGLIVAQRA
- a CDS encoding exodeoxyribonuclease III, with the translated sequence MTIATWNINGMQARLAFLQHWLRARQPDLVMLQELKQTADRFPHAELSEVGYRAVVHGQKSWNGVAILTRSERVGDARVVTRDLPGLVQHGARLVCAEMHADGIGLLSCTSVYVPNGRTVTHPEFTHKLAFLDGLVQYARAALAGPGTVLIGGDFNLCPGPLDTWHEDAAEGAIFHTAAERERFAALLDLGLVDLFRRCNPTDRRYSWWDYRAGSFHKNQGLRIDFLLAGEALAERAGAVRVDRDYRKKQAGMIASDHAPVIADLAR
- a CDS encoding amino acid ABC transporter permease, whose translation is MSGSPRGVALQLLLVLGAALLIAFVVSNTIANLQTAGLSAGYGFLFDTASFDINQRLIAYDSTATYGRALIVGGLNTILVAALGVVTATAVGFLAGILRLSSNYLVSRMVTVYVEFTRNVPLLLQIIFWWVIILALPRVRDSISIADTIYLNNRGVRLPAPVFGEGAIVILLALVAAVVATVILVRWARARQDATGEKFRAGWTGLALIVGLPLALFFILGRPIGMEAPVMGRFNLQGGFNLTPELFALWLALATYTGAFISEIVRAGILSVSKGQTEAAGSLGLPPGLTLRKVILPQALRAIVPPLTSQYLNLTKNSSLAVAIGYQDLVSIGNTVLNQSGQALEVISIFMAAYLSLSLLTSAFMNWYNRRIALVGR